In a genomic window of Thermococcus sp. EP1:
- a CDS encoding alpha-ketoacid dehydrogenase subunit beta produces the protein MARKLPMYKAISEAIAQEMERDENVFVMGEDIGAYGGIFGATSGLLEKFGPERVRDTPISESAFIGAALGAASKGMRPIVELMFVDFFGVAMDQIYNHIAKAHYMSGGQVKMPVVIMTAMGGGYSDAAQHSQCLYGLFAHVPGLKIVIPSNSYDAKGLMISAIRDDNPVMYFFHKGLMGLGWMPSPAEAAVEVPEEPYTVPIGEAKIVREGDDVTIVAVAKMVYEALWAAEELKKDGISAEVIDLRTLVPLDKKTILDSVKKTGRLVVVDEDYRSYGMSGEVITTVVENGISLEAPPVRIAYPDVPVPYSRVLERYVLPDKEKIINAVKAII, from the coding sequence ATGGCAAGAAAACTTCCCATGTATAAGGCCATATCTGAGGCTATAGCTCAAGAAATGGAGAGAGATGAAAACGTATTTGTTATGGGCGAGGATATTGGAGCATATGGGGGCATCTTTGGTGCAACAAGTGGTCTTCTTGAGAAGTTTGGACCTGAAAGAGTTAGAGATACACCAATAAGTGAATCTGCCTTTATAGGAGCAGCCTTAGGAGCTGCATCTAAGGGAATGAGACCAATAGTTGAGTTGATGTTCGTTGACTTCTTTGGAGTTGCCATGGATCAGATTTACAACCATATAGCCAAAGCCCACTACATGTCTGGCGGACAAGTGAAAATGCCAGTAGTAATAATGACCGCAATGGGTGGCGGGTATAGTGATGCTGCACAGCATTCACAATGCCTTTACGGACTTTTTGCTCACGTCCCAGGCTTAAAAATAGTAATTCCCTCAAACTCTTACGATGCAAAGGGACTAATGATTTCTGCAATTAGGGATGACAATCCTGTAATGTATTTCTTCCACAAAGGACTAATGGGCCTTGGATGGATGCCTTCTCCAGCTGAGGCAGCAGTTGAAGTTCCAGAAGAGCCTTATACTGTGCCTATTGGGGAAGCAAAGATAGTTAGAGAAGGAGACGACGTTACCATTGTGGCAGTTGCAAAGATGGTTTATGAGGCATTATGGGCTGCAGAAGAGCTTAAAAAAGATGGTATAAGTGCTGAGGTGATTGATCTTAGGACTTTGGTTCCCTTGGACAAGAAGACCATTTTGGATTCAGTAAAGAAGACCGGGCGCTTAGTTGTAGTGGATGAGGACTACAGAAGCTATGGAATGAGTGGGGAAGTTATTACAACAGTTGTTGAAAATGGGATATCTTTAGAGGCTCCTCCCGTGAGGATAGCTTACCCAGACGTTCCAGTTCCCTACAGCAGAGTTTTGGAGAGATACGTTCTTCCAGACAAGGAGAAGATAATTAATGCTGTGAAGGCCATAATCTGA
- a CDS encoding lipoyl domain-containing protein codes for MEVEVKVPQISQEDKKGVINQWYKHDGDLVEEGEEIAEIMIEKIIETIKAPASGRLKILVHENEEISQGQVIALIEV; via the coding sequence ATGGAAGTAGAGGTGAAAGTTCCACAGATTAGCCAGGAGGATAAAAAGGGTGTGATAAATCAGTGGTACAAGCATGATGGAGATCTGGTTGAGGAAGGAGAAGAGATAGCGGAGATTATGATAGAGAAGATAATCGAGACGATAAAGGCTCCAGCTAGTGGAAGGCTTAAGATATTGGTTCATGAGAACGAAGAAATTTCTCAAGGCCAGGTAATAGCCCTCATAGAGGTTTAG
- a CDS encoding biotin/lipoate A/B protein ligase family protein — protein sequence MPLRVLITEFSNPYLNLAFEEALARVRGKDIINDTLRIWTNGSSIVLGRFRKVDEDVNWQNVERFGIPIIRRFTGGGTVYHDSGCLNYSLVIRRDVTYPLDYLYGVLLRGTLFALKKLGLRSYLKNTNDVVVNERKVSGTAASIRWGVLFLHGSVLVNSDLLRLYSFLKIPKWHTFDPVKYRVANLSTFVKGIKMEDVVNALIWGYSRALLENPTFDDPLKEELKIAKVLYEEKYSKKEWNLTYPPQLNERVINEKIEKMWH from the coding sequence ATGCCGTTGAGAGTCTTGATTACTGAATTTTCAAATCCATACTTGAATTTAGCATTTGAAGAAGCCCTTGCAAGGGTTAGGGGGAAAGATATTATTAATGACACCTTGAGGATATGGACTAACGGGAGTTCAATTGTTCTGGGCCGTTTTAGAAAAGTTGATGAGGATGTTAATTGGCAAAATGTTGAGAGATTTGGAATTCCAATAATACGTCGATTTACGGGTGGGGGAACGGTTTACCATGATAGTGGTTGTTTAAATTACTCTCTGGTAATTAGGAGGGATGTAACTTATCCATTGGATTACCTTTATGGAGTTCTTTTAAGGGGAACTCTGTTCGCATTGAAAAAGCTTGGCTTGAGGAGTTATTTAAAGAACACTAACGATGTCGTTGTAAATGAAAGAAAAGTTTCCGGGACTGCTGCAAGTATAAGATGGGGGGTTCTTTTTCTACATGGTTCTGTGTTAGTAAATTCTGATTTGTTGAGACTTTATTCTTTCCTTAAGATCCCAAAATGGCACACTTTTGATCCAGTTAAATATAGGGTTGCCAATCTCTCCACTTTTGTGAAGGGAATTAAAATGGAAGATGTTGTAAATGCATTAATATGGGGTTATTCCAGGGCGTTACTGGAAAATCCTACCTTTGATGATCCCTTAAAGGAAGAATTAAAGATAGCTAAGGTCCTTTATGAAGAAAAGTATTCAAAGAAGGAATGGAACTTGACATATCCTCCCCAGCTGAATGAACGGGTAATTAACGAAAAAATAGAAAAA